The DNA segment ATTCAATTACCCAAAAAATATCTTCTGGGTAAGGGTGATGTTTTAAGTAAGTCTCACCTAAAGGTTTGACAATAGCAACATCGGGTGCAGGTTCAGAATCGTTAGGTAAGGTAATTGGTTTAGCATCACGGATTTTTACTCGCTCACCAAGTAATGTGCGGAGATAATCTGCGGCTTCTGTGTTGTAGTAGGCGTGAGGTTCTCGTTCTGGAGGCATAACAATCAGGTCGCCGCGCAATAATTCCAGAGGCTGGTCGTCAAAAATGCCTGCTTCTATTGCTCGGTGATAGCGTTCTATTGTCCATTTATAGGTAGTTACGGTCATAACACTTGATTTAGCTTTGGTTGTACCGTAAACACAAGAAGTTTAGTTTGATTTTAACCTTTGGGGCAAGTGTACGATAATCATAATTCTGAGGCAGGCGATGACCTACAGTCGTTGGAACGCCATTGCTCATCAGATGTTTTAGGTAAATTTGTTTACGTCCTCAGGCAACAATATTTTTTGCAATAATTGAGATGTGTCGTGCTACTAGACATTTCACCCTGAAAAGTTATGATATCTGCTGAGAAAACCTCTCAACTTTTGGTAATTCCCCCATTAGAAAATGGCGATAGGCTCACCCGTTATGAATTTGAGCGCAGATATTATGCTATGCCTAATTTGAAAAAAGCAGAATTGATTGAAGGAATTGTTTACGTGGCATCACCGTTAAGAATCAAAAGTCATGGCGAACCCCATGCTTATATTATGACTTGGTTGGGTGTTTACAAAGCAGCAACACCGGGCGTAGGTTTAGCCGACAATACTACAGTCATCATTGATGCCGATAATGAACCCCAACCAGATGCTTTACTCAGAATAGAACAAGGAGGGCGATCGCGCATTAATCAAGATGATTATTTAGAAGGTGCGCCAGAATTAATTGTAGAAATCGCTGCTTCTACTGCTTCCTATGATTTACATGAAAAATTAAAAGTGTATCGGCGTAATCAAGTCCAAGAGTATTTAGTTTGGCGAGTTTATGATAATCAATTTGATTGGTTTAAGTTACAAGCAGGTGAGTATATACAGCTTGAAGTAAATACAGATAATATATTGCGTTCACAAACATTTCCGGGGTTGTGGTTAGCGAAGTCTGCTTTATTATCAGGCGACTTAGCTACAGTATTAGCTGTTTTGCAGCAGGGATTATCTACACCAGAACATCAAGACTTCAAAAAGTCTCAAGGGAAACTTTCTTTCTCTTAACAGAGACGCTACGCGAACAGAACTTTTCACTGCGTTTAAAAACATTAGTTCTGTATTGGAAACAGAACATTAATTTGGGAAGCATAGCCGTAGCCAGATAAATTACGACATCAAGCCAAGATAAAACCCTCACAACCGTCAACAGTCAACCGTCAACAGTCAACCGTCAACAGTCAACCGTCAACAGCTATAAAACCAACCAAAGCTTTACCTCTATTCCCCATACCATATTTATTCAGTAAATTGTCATTCCCCCTTATCAAACCACCAAGGGTCACTAGCAGAGTTGGTTTTAATCAAAAATGCTTGTTTTCTCAAAAACCGCTTCAACCCTGATGCACCCATACGCGAACCACCAAGACCAGAAAAGTTAAAGGCGTTTTTTTCTCCTTCGTGCATCACAGCAGTAAGAGCGGCATCATTAATACTGATAGCACCTGCATTTAATTGTCGAGCAACTTTTAAAGCTTCATCTTCTGAACCTGCAAACACCGCCGCACTTAATCCATAAATTGTGTCGTTGGCTAAATATACGGCTTCTTCCACGTCGGGAAAAGGCATAACCGGCATAATTGGGCCAAAAGTTTCTTCAGTCATCACCTTCATGGAGTGATTAACATTTGTCATGACTGTAGGACGACACCACCAACCGCCACCTAATTCTTCGACTTTACCGCCGCAGTGAATGACAGCCCCTTTCTCAACTGCATCTAAAATATGATCGTTAACAATTCCGGCTTGTCTTTCAGCAATGATGGGGCCGATCGCTCCATCTTCTACTAAAGGGTAAGCTAGTTGTAGACGATGGGCTTTAGCTATTAATTGATGATAAAACTCTTCAAATCTAGATTCAGCTACGTAAATTCTTTCAATAGATAAACAAGATTGTCCTGTATTCACAACCGCACCCCACAAAATAGCTGAGGTAGCTAAATCTAAATTGGCTGACTCTAAAACGATCGCCGGATCTTTGCCTCCCAATTCCAAGTAAGCTGGAATAAAGCGTCTAGCTGCGGTTTCTGCGACTTCTCTTCCTGTAGCTACACTACCCGTAAAACATACCAAATCGACATAATTAATTAAATTTGCCCCAGTTTCTCCGCCTCCCTCCACAAAAGTTAAGATATCGCGCAACTCAGGAACTGTATTTAAGGCCATCAACAGAGGCGCAACAAATCGAGGAGCTATTTCACTGGGTTTGACAACCACCGCACAACCCGCCAGCAACGCCGGAATGGTATCAATCATCGACAGCAACAAAGGAAAATTCCACGGACTAATTACGCCGACGAGGGGGTAAGGAACTAATGATTGTTGTAAAGCGATAAAGGGAATGCTGGTATTTTTGGCAGACTCTTGTAGTAATTCTGGCGCTAAACCACACCAGCGATCGATACTAGCGATAAAAGAATCGATTTCTAATACAGTTATAGATAATCTACCCGTATCATTTACCAAAGCTTCTGTTAGTTGTTCACGTCGGGAAAGTATAGCTTGCTTCCATTGCTGTAAAGCTGTGATTCTTCCTTCCACACCCAATTCTTGCCAACGAGATTGCGCCCGTCTCGCCCGATTACATTGCTGTGCTAGCAACCTCGGCGGCGGCGGTATAATCACATAATCAAATTTTCCCGTACGTGGATTACGAACTTCGATTGTTTTGGTCATTTGTTAGTTGTCAGTTGTCAGAGACGCGATTAATCGAGTCTGTACAGTTGTCAATAATCAATAGTCATTGGTTAATAGAAAAAACGTTGTATGCAACGTTTGTACTTAGTTTTCCCCAGTCCCTAATCCCCAATCCCCAGTCCCCAATCCCCAGTCCCCAATCCCCAATCCCCATCAAATAATCCCCAACCGAGTTAAACGTTCAATAGTTTCCTGCTGTGTTTGTATAAAATGTTTGCGCTCTATTTCTTTATTCAGCATAGTGTTTGCTGGGTAAAATTTAGCTTGACTGTAGCTTTGAGCATACATTTCAAACCTTTGGCGCGATAATAAATTATTTAAACCTGGTCTGGTGCGATCGCGTCTTAATGCAGCTAAGTCTATTTCTGCAAAAGCAGCCATACTTTCACCTGGGCCTGTTTCCGCTAAGATTATCCCACGATGGTCAATGATTTTGGAGCCGCCATCAACGGAACCAATGGGAATCGCACTATTCGCTAAACCTGCGCTATTGGCTGAAACTACATAAGCCATATTCTCAACAGCACGAGTAATTTTTGCTGCATCTTTGGGAGTGAGGTTCTTGCTATACACCTCAGATGTGGAATGGAGAAAAATTTCTGCCCCCCGCATTGCCAAACATCTAGCTACTTCCGGGTATAAAATTTCCTCTGATGCCAAAGCTGCTAAATTACCAATGGCAGTTTTAGCCACAGGAAACACACCTTCTAAGCCATAACAGTCAAGGTATTTATCCCAAACATCATGAGGTGTGGGAGCAAATAAAGAATTTAACCGCCGATACCGTAAAACAACTGAACCAGAAGGGTCAATGACAAAACAAGTTTGGAAGTATAATCCGGGGAAATTGGGGTCAAGTTCGTAAGCGTTACCTGCAAGAAATATTTGCTGTTTTTGAGCAATCATTCCCAGTGCTTCATATTCTGCACCGTTAATTTCCAAACAGGCTTTATCTGCCCATACTTGCAAAGGTTCTCCCATCGGAAAGCCTGTGAGAAAATATTCTGGTAACACAATTAAGCGACAGTCAAACCCAATAAAAGCAATACTGGCAGCAATTTGTTGTGCCAAGCGGTTAATTGTATTGTGCATCATTAACCCAGCTTCTTGGCGATCGCTTGCTTGATTCACTGCATGACAAGTAACTTGCAGCGCCAAAGCCCGAAATGAGTTGAGATTCCCAGGATTATCTACCATAAAGAAGAGCAGGGGGAGCAGGGGGAGTAAAAAAGATGACAACCGACAATTGTACAGACGCGATTAATCGCGTCTCTGACTAAATTTTATTGTCTCCCCAAAGCGATCGCACTAATTGATCTGTCATGTATTGACCGAATAGCTGCACTGCAATTTTATTATCTGGGTCACGTTCAGCGATCGCTCGGCGGACAATTAAATCACGTTGCGCCAATGCCGCACGTTCTGATTCTGGTACAGGTTCCGCTTCATCTACCCAACCCAACCAACGATCCATCATCTCATGAGCTGTTGAACGCAGGGTAGCGATTGTTTCATCTGTAATTTGACTAGTGTAACAAAGGCTTGTATGTGATTGTACCTGACGAATATAGAGAGTTTTGCTGTGATATTGCTGAAAGCGGTCATCTTTGAGAAATGTTAAATATCTCTCGTTTGCAGGTTCATAATAACGGTCTAAATAATCTAAATCAGTCAACAAATCACTGCGACTGATGTAATCCATGTAAAAGAATAAGTTTGGCACAGTCGCAAAAGCAAAAGCCAGATGGGGAACGCGAATCTGTGAACCTAACCAAACTGTTAAGTGCATATTGCAAAAACCTGAAATTGGTTCCCGCAACCAGGAATGCACCAACCAATCAATTTCTGCACCAGAAAAAGTATTCAGCGAACCGTGTGCGGCTCCTACTTGAGCAGAATAATTTTGTAAATCCTTGGTAGACTCGTTTGGTTGTAACTCAAAACGTGCGTCTAGTTTCTGGCGGAGTTCTTTGGTAATACTCCATAATTGCTCAAATCTAGCTGTACTATCTATAGAAAGTTGTTGTTCAAGCATTGTT comes from the Nostoc sp. PCC 7120 = FACHB-418 genome and includes:
- a CDS encoding Uma2 family endonuclease, coding for MTVTTYKWTIERYHRAIEAGIFDDQPLELLRGDLIVMPPEREPHAYYNTEAADYLRTLLGERVKIRDAKPITLPNDSEPAPDVAIVKPLGETYLKHHPYPEDIFWVIEFANATLTKDLGDKKEIYAEAGITEYWVVNLKSPQLKVFRDLNNQQYTTELTLTTGTVSPLAFPDVSIRVERLIGV
- a CDS encoding Uma2 family endonuclease, which codes for MISAEKTSQLLVIPPLENGDRLTRYEFERRYYAMPNLKKAELIEGIVYVASPLRIKSHGEPHAYIMTWLGVYKAATPGVGLADNTTVIIDADNEPQPDALLRIEQGGRSRINQDDYLEGAPELIVEIAASTASYDLHEKLKVYRRNQVQEYLVWRVYDNQFDWFKLQAGEYIQLEVNTDNILRSQTFPGLWLAKSALLSGDLATVLAVLQQGLSTPEHQDFKKSQGKLSFS
- a CDS encoding aldehyde dehydrogenase family protein, whose translation is MTKTIEVRNPRTGKFDYVIIPPPPRLLAQQCNRARRAQSRWQELGVEGRITALQQWKQAILSRREQLTEALVNDTGRLSITVLEIDSFIASIDRWCGLAPELLQESAKNTSIPFIALQQSLVPYPLVGVISPWNFPLLLSMIDTIPALLAGCAVVVKPSEIAPRFVAPLLMALNTVPELRDILTFVEGGGETGANLINYVDLVCFTGSVATGREVAETAARRFIPAYLELGGKDPAIVLESANLDLATSAILWGAVVNTGQSCLSIERIYVAESRFEEFYHQLIAKAHRLQLAYPLVEDGAIGPIIAERQAGIVNDHILDAVEKGAVIHCGGKVEELGGGWWCRPTVMTNVNHSMKVMTEETFGPIMPVMPFPDVEEAVYLANDTIYGLSAAVFAGSEDEALKVARQLNAGAISINDAALTAVMHEGEKNAFNFSGLGGSRMGASGLKRFLRKQAFLIKTNSASDPWWFDKGE
- a CDS encoding nitrilase-related carbon-nitrogen hydrolase, whose translation is MVDNPGNLNSFRALALQVTCHAVNQASDRQEAGLMMHNTINRLAQQIAASIAFIGFDCRLIVLPEYFLTGFPMGEPLQVWADKACLEINGAEYEALGMIAQKQQIFLAGNAYELDPNFPGLYFQTCFVIDPSGSVVLRYRRLNSLFAPTPHDVWDKYLDCYGLEGVFPVAKTAIGNLAALASEEILYPEVARCLAMRGAEIFLHSTSEVYSKNLTPKDAAKITRAVENMAYVVSANSAGLANSAIPIGSVDGGSKIIDHRGIILAETGPGESMAAFAEIDLAALRRDRTRPGLNNLLSRQRFEMYAQSYSQAKFYPANTMLNKEIERKHFIQTQQETIERLTRLGII